A single window of Zootoca vivipara chromosome 17, rZooViv1.1, whole genome shotgun sequence DNA harbors:
- the SLC3A2 gene encoding amino acid transporter heavy chain SLC3A2 codes for MTSPGVTPNTELDMKDVELNEMETEKQPMNASSPLASSPGSLGEKNGVVKVKVAEEEEEESAMVAKFTGLSKEELLKVAGTPTWVRTRWALLILFWLGWLGMLAGAVVIIVQAPRCKDLPKQEWWQKGGIYRIQDVAGFQDSADDNVGDLAGLKQQMDYLSKLKVKGLVIGPLHINPEDDQAGTNLKDIDKRFGTLDDFRGVLQVAKKKSLKVVLDLTPNYRSQLPWFSQEIRLNSDLQDKMKEAITFWLEEGVSGIQVGGVEHLNDTEILSEWKNLTEQYSVDDHTRVLIAVTRRQDAEGIFTLLNETTGVDLLSSQYLLGLVRDGQDDSTRGEAAAKMIRQYIQEAGDKWPSWSVGRPDIGQLASPMGEPLLRLFHLLLYTLPGTPFTDYGDEIGLRDLPGQPAVSSVIRMQWDNSANFGFSKANQQQVNTEAGNVTVQSQNSDPASVLSFFKHLSELRGKERSLLHGEYTEAETSNPSVFAYLRVWDQNKRYLVVLNFAPREQTISIVTNPPLPDQVTVELSTQPTEEKKQLSVRELRLAPSEGLLLSFPYVA; via the exons ATGACCTCCCCTGGTGTAACCCCCAACACGGAGCTCGACATGAAAGATGTGGAGCTCAACGAGATGGAGACCGAGAAGCAGCCCATGAACGCCTCTTCCCCGCTGGCCAGCTCACCAGGAAGCCTGGGCGAGAAGAATGGGGTCGTGAAGGTGAAGGTggccgaggaagaggaggaggaaagcgccATGGTGGCCAAGTTCACTGGCCTCTCCAAGGAAGAGCTGCTCAAGGTGGCCGGCACCCCCACGTGGGTGCGCACCCGCTGGGCGCTCCTCATCCTCTTCTGGCTGGGCTGGCTAGGCATGCTGGCGGGGGCCGTCGTCATCATCGTCCAGGCCCCCCGCTGCAAGGACCTGCCCAAGCAGGAGTGGTGGCAGAAAGGCGGCATCTACCGCATCCAGGACGTGGCAGGGTTCCAGGACTCTGCAGATGACAACGTGGGCGACCTGGCAG GTCTGAAGCAGCAAATGGATTATTTAAGTAAACTCAAAGTGAAAGGTTTGGTGATTGGGCCTCTCCACATCAATCCCGAAGACGACCAGGCCGGAACCAACCTCAAGGACATCGACAAAAGATTTGGGACGCTGGACGACTTCCGGGGAGTCCTGCAGGtggcaaagaaaaaaa GCTTGAAGGTGGTTTTGGATCTGACCCCCAACTATCGCAGCCAGTTGCCTTGGTTCAGCCAGGAGATCCGTCTTAACAGCGATTTGCAGGACAAAATGAAG GAAGCAATTACATTCTGGCTGGAGGAAGGTGTCTCTGGGATCCAGGTTGGAGGCGTGGAGCATTTAAAT GACACCGAGATCCTTAGTGAGTGGAAGAACCTGACGGAACAATACAGTGTGGACGACCACACCAG ggtACTGATTGCAGTGACACGCAGGCAGGATGCCGAGGGCATCTTCACCCTCCTCAACGAGACCACAGGCGTGGATCTGCTGAGCAGCCAGTACCTCCTGGGGTTGGTGAGAGACGGCCAAGATGACAGCACCCGAGGGGAAGCAGCCGCCAAGATGATACGCCAGTACATCCAAGAAGCTGGAGACAAGTGGCCCAGCTGGAGT GTGGGAAGACCCGACATTGGCCAGTTGGCCTCTCCAATGGGCGAGCCTCTCCTTCGCCTCTTCCACCTGCTGCTCTACACGCTGCCAGGGACGCCCTTCACGGACTACGGAGATGAGATCGGGCTGCGGGACTTGCCGGGACAG ccTGCAGTCTCCAGTGTCATTCGTATGCAGTGGGATAATTCAGCAAACTTTGGCTTCTCGAAAGCAAATCAGCAGCAGGTTAACACAGAAGCCGGCAATGTCACTGTACAG TCACAGAACAGCGACCCGGCCTCAGTCTTGTCGTTCTTCAAGCACCTGAGCGAGCTGCGGGGGAAGGAGCGCTCCCTCCTTCACGGCGAATACACAGAGGCCGAAACCAGCAACCCGAGTGTCTTTGCCTACCTGCGGGTCTGGGACCAGAACAAGCGCTACCTAGTGGTCCTCAACTTTGCTCCCAGGGAGCAGACCATCTCCATAGTGACGAACCCTCCCCTCCCAGACCAAGTCACAGTGGAGCTCAGCACGCAGCCCACGGAGGAGAAGAAACAGCTGAGTGTACGGGAACTCAGGCTGGCTCCCTCGGAAGGGCTCCTGCTCAGTTTCCCGTATGTGGCCTAG
- the LOC118076518 gene encoding calmodulin-1: MADQLTEEQIAEFKEAFSLFDKDGDGTITTKELGTVMRSLGQNPTEAELQDMINEVDADGNGTIDFPEFLTMMARKMKDTDSEEEIREAFRVFDKDGNGYISAAELRHVMTNLGEKLTDEEVDEMIREADIDGDGQVNYEEFVQMMTAK, encoded by the exons atg GCTGATCAGCTGACAGAGGAGCAAATAGCAG AGTTCAAAGAGGCCTTCTCCCTCTTTGACAAGGATGGCGACGGCACCATCACCACCAAGGAGCTTGGCACCGTCATGCGTTCCCTGGGGCAGAACCCCACCGAGGCGGAATTGCAAGACATGATCAATGAGGTGGATGCTGATG GGAATGGCACCATCGATTTCCCAGAATTCCTCACCATGATGGCTCGGAAGATGAAGGACACAGACAGCGAGGAAGAGATTCGTGAGGCCTTCCGAGTCTTTGACAAG GACGGCAATGGCTACATCAGTGCTGCGGAGCTGCGTCACGTCATGACCAACTTAGGCGAAAAGCTGACGGATGAAGAAGTTGACGAAATGATCCGGGAAGCTGACATAGATGGCGATGGACAAGTCAATTATGAAG AGTTTGTACAGATGATGACTGCCAAATAA